The Streptomyces sp. NBC_01439 genome contains the following window.
GAGGTTCTCTTCTTGGCTGAAGTGAAGACCGTCCAGGTGCGAACGCCACAGCAGGCCCTTGACGAGGACGCCGCGCTCGGCCGCCCGGCACAGCACGGAGCCGACCTCCGTGCCGGGTCCGTCGAGCCGCTCTTCGGGATCGCCGCGCCAGTCGGTGAACAACAGCAGATCGCCCGGACCCGTCGCGCGGACGGCCGCGAGGAGCTCCGCGAAGTAGACGGCGCCGTGGACCAGGGGCCGTACGTGGTTGCCCGTGGACCAGGCCGCGCCGTCGTGGCGGCGCCGGTCCAGGCGCGTCGCCCGGTTGCCGCGCTCAGCGGGGAGCAGGAGCCAGTCGGCGTGTGTCACGGTACCGGCTCCCCGGCCGCGCGCTACCAGGAGTGACGGCGGTCATCTGGTCCTCCGATCACGCCGGTGCACCGCAGTTCCAGGCTAGCCGCCGCCGGACGGCGCGGCGCCCTCACGTCACGGGTTCGACGGGGGCACCGCGGCCGGCCGGGGCTTGCGGGACGGCTCCCCCGCGCACGCCGCGCGTCCCCCGGAAGACGACGTCGGCCATCCGCCGCTCCGGGCCGCTCCGGCGCAGGTAGCGGTAGCCGAGGAAGGCCGCCGGGCCGAAGAACACCTGGGCCGGGACGAGCGTCGGCGCCTGATCGGTGGCCGCGGCGAGGACCTGCAGCGTCGCGACCGGGGCCACCGCACCGAAGAGGGTGACCAGCGCGATCCCGGTCCGCAGTCCCCGTTTCCCGTACGCCTTGTAGGCGGTGGTGGTGAACAGGGCGTACGCCAGCAGGTCGCCCATGCCGACCACCGCCCCCAGTTCCTCGCCGATGCGCAGGCCCGCGGCGGGGGCGTACGGATACCCCTGGACGGCTTCGGACAGCTGCTGGGTCAGTGGTACGACCCAGGCGAAGAAGGCGTCGTACGCGGTGAGCGCGAGCAGGAACCACGCGACGTTCTTCAGCCGCATGCCCCCCCTGCACGTTGAGGTTCGTGGCGGAGACGACGATCAGCGCGACGACGGCGCTGTTCGCCACCCAGTACGGCGGCGCGGTCTCGCCGAAGGCCCGGTGCGCGACGAGGACGCTCGCGATCAGTACGGCGATCAGCGCCCGGCGCAGCCGGCCGTTCCCGATCAGTGGCTGGTAGCCGACGGACAGCCCGCCCGCGAAGACGAGGGCGAGCACCACCGGGAGGACCGCTCCGGGCAACGTCAGGTAGATGTAGGGCAGTGCCAGGACGAAGCCCATCATCAGGAAGATGTCGCTGCCGTTGAAGACGCCGACGGGCGGCCTCGGGGTGCGGACGACGCGGAAGTAGGCGATCGCCCCGGCGCACACGCCGACCGCCCGGGCGATGGTGACCGCGAGCTGGAAGAAGACGCTCACGCGTGGCTCCGGGTGAAGGTGTGCTCCGACAGGTCGCAGCGCAGGGGGAAGAGGCGCGCGGCCTCCTCCTCGTCCACCGGCAGGACCGTGACGCGGGCGTCGACGCCCTGGGCCCGCAGCCGCTCGGCCACCGCCACTTCGGTGACCTCCTTGGAGGCGACCTCCACGTGGAGCCGGCCGTCGGCCCCGACCTCCGCCCGGTGGCTGGCGCAGCGGGAACGGCAGGCCGGGCGTGCCGTCCAGCGCCTCCAGGACGTCGCGCGGGGTGACGATGCCGTCGATGGTGCGGTGCAGGGTGCCCGCCTTGCCGAGGACGTGGGAGACGGCGGGCACGGCCGCCAACTCGCAGTCCGGCGGGCCCTCCAGGGTGCGGACCACGTCGCCGGTGTTGTAGCGCAGGACCGGCATGCACTCCCGGTAGGGGAAGTAGGGGGTGACCGTCAGTTCGCCCAGTCGGCCGGGGGCGGCGGGCTCGCCGGTCGCCAGGTCGAGGACCTCGGTGTAGCCCGTGTTGGGGTCGATGTGGAGGTGCCGCTCGCTACAGGTGCGTCCGCCGACCGGCAGCAGTTCGGTCATGCCGAAGGCGTCGCCGACGGTCGGGGCCCCGAAGGTCTCGCGCAGGACCTCCGACAGGCGTCGCGACAGCATCTCCCCGCCGACGTAGATCGCGCGCAGCGCGAAGTCGTCGGGTCCGTAGCCGCGCCGCCGGGCGGCGGTGACCATCTGACCGAGGTAGCTGGGGTTGCCGGTGAGGATGGTGGGCCGGGCGCCGCCTCCCGGGCCCAGCAGGTGCTCGACGGACTCGTCCGGCGGGATCTGTCCCACGACGTGGCACGAGGCGTTGGCGAGCCGGCAGACCTCGACGTCCTCCTGCACGGCGGTCCCCACTAGGGGCGTCTTGTCGGTCGGGCCGGGCACGCCGAGCCCGGCAGGCCACGCGGCAGGACCCGCGGCCGGAGTGCCGACGGAGGGTGACCGTGCCACGCTGAATCGGGGGAACGCCGACTCCGGCACGCCGGACCGGCTCTGCCATCGAGGAGATCGACATGGCCAGTGACGCCAGCAGTTCCCGGACCAGTCAATCGCAGCCCAGCTCCTGGACTGCACCCACATCGGGTACGACCATCACGGCGGGCGCCCTGATGGTCTTCGCGGGCGCGATGGCGATCTTCGAAGGGATCGCGGCACTCGCCAGGGACGACCTGTTCGTCGTGACGCGGCACTACGTGTTCGAGTGGAGCGTGACCGGCTGGGGCTGGGTCCACCTGATCCTGGGCATCGTCCTCGTCCTCGCCGGCTGCGCCGTGTTCACCGGAGCCCTGTGGGCGCGCTTCTTCGGCGTGGCCATAGCCGGCCTCGGCGCGATCGCCAACTTCCTGTGGCTGCCGTACTACCCGTGGTGGGCCGTGATCCTGATCGCCGTCAACCTGTTCGTGGTCTGGGCGCTGTGTGCGGGCATGCAACGGGAGGCCGATGCGGGCATGACCGCCTGACCTCGGCCGGAGCACCCGGGGAAGGACCGAAAACGATCGAAGGGCCGCTTCGGATTCCTCCGAAGCGGCCCTTCGACCTACGACTCTCACGAGTCGGGACGACAGGATTTGAACCTGCGACCCCTTGACCCCCAGTCAAGTGCGCTACCAAGCTGCGCCACGTCCCGATGCGCGCTGACCTGGGGTTTCCCCTGGTTGAACGCGCAGGAGAACGATACCGCACTTCGTGGGGTGGTTGCGCGCACCTTTTCCACGTCCGGTCCGTGCGGCCGTGTCGCCGGCTTCAGCCCGGGTCCACGGTCAGCTCCGGATGGGCGGCGATCAGGCGCTTGGGAGCGGCCTGGAGCCAGGAGTCGGTCAGGATGGTGCGCAGCTCGGCCGCGTTCCGCACGGCCGCGAGCCGGACCCGGATCCAGGCGTAGCGGTCGTCGTGGCCCGCCCGCAAGAAGAACTTCTCCGGCTCCGCCGCGATCAGCTCGGCCCGGTCCTCCTTGGGGCACTTCACCCCGATCGAGGTGTCGTCGTCGGCGAGCGAGACGAAGATCTTCCCGCCCACCCGGAAGGTCGGCATGCCCCAGGCGGGCTTCTCGCTGCTGTCCGGAAGCGACAGTGCGATCAGGCGGACGTCCCGTGCGGTCACGGCCATCCCGGTTCTCCTCTCCAACCACCGGTGAACCCTTGTCCGAACGACCGTAGCCCCCGGCACCGACAGACCCGCTCACCCCCGCCGGTCCTCCCGCTCGTGCACCAGCGCCACCAGGTCCGCGGCGAGCTCCTTCACCGCGGCGAGTCCCTCCGTGCCCCACTTGCGGGGCACCACGTCCACCGCGCACACCGTGCCCAGGACGATCCCGCGCCGGTCCGTCAGCGGCGCGCCCGCGTACGACCGCACTCCGCTCTCGTCCACCACCGCGTTGCCCGCGAAGCGTGCGAAGTCCCGCACGTCCTCCAGTACCAGTGCCCGCCGGCGCACCACCACGTGCGGGCAGTAGCCGTGGTCGCGGGCCAGCACCCGCGCCGGGTACCCGCTCGCCGGGGCCCCGGCGGCGTGGTGCAGCCCGGCGAAGAACTGGCGTTCCTCGCCGATGAAGTTCACCCCCGCGTACGGTGCGCCGAGCGCGTCGGCGACGCGCCTCGCGAAGGCGTCCAGTTCGGCGTCCGTACGCTCCCCCAGGCCCAGCTCGCGCAGCCGGACCGCACGTGCGGGTGCCTCCCGGTCGACCGGCGTGAGCAGCAGGTGTCCGTTCGATTCGTAGTACGTCATGGCGGTTCCCCCGACTCCGAAGACGAAGAGCTGACCGTGGACATGCAGATCAGGTGCCGGACGAGGGCGGCCAGCGTCCCCGTCCCGGAGCTCGCCAGGCGCGCGTCGCACCGTACGACGGGCACCTCGGGCCCGAGCCCCACCGCTTCGCGGACCTCGTCGGGCCCGTAGCGGTGACCGTCGTCGAACTCGTTGACGGCGACGATGAAGCCGATCCCGCGCCGCTCGAAGAAGTCCACGGCGGGGAAGCAGTCCTCCAGTCGGCGGGTGTCGGCGAGCACCACCGCCCCGAGCGCGCCCGCGCACAGCTCCTCCCAGAGGAACCAGAAGCGGTGCTGTCCCGGAGTGCCGAAGAGGTAGAGCACGTGGCGCTCGTCCAGGGTGATCCGGCCGAAGTCGAGCGCGACGGTCGTCGTGGTCTTCTCCTGGACCCCGTGCAGCGGGTCGAAGCCCGCACCGAGTCCGCTGAGGAGTTCCTCCGTGCTCAGCGGTTCGATCTCGCTCACCGCGCCCACGAAGGTGGTCTTGCCCGCCCCGAAACCGCCCGCGACCAGGATCTTCAAGGTCGCGGGCGGAGCTCCGGCGGCCAGGGCTGGAGCGGGGGCCGGGGCCGGGGCGTCACAGTCGTTTACGTAGGCCATCGAGCACCGCCAGGAGCAGGGACCGGTCGTCGGCGGCGCACGAGTTCCCGCCCGGGAACCGCGGCGCCTGCGCCATGACGGCCCCGTGTTCCATCAGATCGGACAGCAACACCTTCACCACGACGGCGGGCAGCCGCAGCTGCCCGGCCACCTCGGCGACGGTGACGGTGGTGGCGCCCGCGCACATCCGCAGGGCGAGCGTGTGCTCCGCCCCGAGCGGAACGTGCGGCCGCACCCCGGTCGCGCTCACCAGCGAGAGCAGGTCGAGCGTGCAGCCCGGCCTGGTCCGCCCCCCGCTGGCGGTGTAGGGACGCATCACGCGGCCCGCCGAATCGTCGAGCCACGGTGTGTCCCGTCCCTTCGCGTACGCCCCCGTCCCGCGGGCCCTCATCGCTCCGTGTCGGCGACGGGCCGCCGCGGCGAGGCCGCGAGGTACGGACGTACGCTCTTGACCAGCATCGCCATCTCGTAGCCGAGCACCCCGGCGTCGGCCTCCCGGTCGGCGAGGACGGCGAGACAGGTTCCGGATCCGGCCGCGGAGACGAAGACCAGCGCACTGTCGAGTTCGACCACGACCTGCCGCACCTCGGCGCCGTCCGCGAAGCGGGCCCCTGCGCTGCGGCCCAGGGAGTACAGCCCGGAGGCGAGCGCGGCCATGTGGTCGGCGCTGTCGGCATCCATCCCGTGGACGCAGGTCACGAGCCCGTCGGCGGTGAGGAGTACGGCGCTTCGCGTGTACGGCACGCGCTGCACCAGGCCGCTGAGCAGCCAGTCGAGGTCAGAGAGCCGGCCGCCGGTCTTCGTCGCCACTTCGCCGCCCATGGGGGTGCGCTCCTTGCTGATGGGGTGAGGGGTCGGGGTCATACCTGGTTCTCCGACTGGGCCAGGCCGAAGCCCCGTTGGAAGGCGGCCATCAGGCCCGGGTCGTGCACCGGCTGCTCGGGGTCCGCGGCCCGCCGGGGGGCGGGGGCCCCGCGCAGCTGGGGCGCGAGGTGCTCCTGAGCGCGGCGCCGGGGCAGCCGCGGCCGGTCGCCCGTGGCGGGCCTGCCCGGTGCGGAATCGGCCGCGGGCACCGGTCCGGGCGCCGGGGCCGGCTCCGGCGCCGACCAGGCCACCGCTCCGGTCGGCGCATCCGGCACGGAACCGACCCGGGGATCTGCCGCGGGCGCCGACCAGGACACCGCCCCGGACCCGTCCGTCGCCCCGGACCGGGGTGCGGGCAGGGACGCGGGGCGGGGCTGGGGCCGAGGCTCCGGCCGGGGGCGGGGCACGGGCCGGGACGCGGGTTCCGACGGGGTCGCCGCTCCGGGCCCGGGCCGGGTGCCGGCGCCGGCCACGGGCACGGACACGTAGGCGTGGGCGGGGGCGGACGGGGCGTGGGACGGCGATGCGGGTGCGGGGTGCGGCTCGGGGTGGTGCGGGGCCCCGGCCCCCGGGCCCTCGGAAGCCTGCCTGGCCTCCGGCCGGGACGTCGGCAGGGGCGTCCGTACCGGCTCCAGGGCGGGCATCGCAGACCCCTGCCCGGTCCCCCACGAGGTGGCCCGCGAGCCGCCCGCCGCGTCGGCCGCGGTGGGCGCCTCCGCGCCCAGCAGCTCCTGCGGCAGCACCAGCACGGCGAGCACGCCGCCGTAGATGTTGGACTTGAGCTCGACGGCGATCCCGTGCCGGCGGGCCAGCGCCGACACCACGAACAGGCCGATCCGGCCGTCCGCCAGCAGGTGCCGGACGCTGATCTGGTCGGGGTCGCCGAGCAGGGCGTTCATCCGGTGCTGCTCCTCGGCCGGCATGCCGAGTCCACGGTCCTCCACCTCGACCGCGATCCCGGCGGTGACCCGCTCGGCGCGCAACACCACATCGGTGTCGGGGGCGGAGAAGACCGTGGCGTTCTCGACGAGTTCGGCCAGCAGGTGCACCACGTCCGCGACGGCGTGCCCGCGGACGCTGCCGCCCGCCGGGGGCACGACCTTGACCCGGGTGTACTGCTCGACCTCCGCGACCGAGGAGCGGAGGACCTCGCTCAGGTCGATGGGCCTGGTCCACTGGCGGCGGGACGCCGCGCCGCCCAGCACGGCGAGGTTCTCGGCGTGCCGGCGGATGCGGGTGGCGAGGTGGTCGACGTGGAAGAGCTCCTTGAGCAGGTCCGGGTCCTCGACCGTGTCCTCCAGGTCGTCGAGCAGCGAGATCTCGCGGTGCACGAGGGACTGGAGCCGGCGCGCGAGGTTGACGAAGACCTCGACCTTGCGGTCGCTGTCGGTCGGGGCGGCCGGTCCGGCCAACCGCAGGAGGGTCGTGTGCGCCTGTTCACGGGCGCCCCGCAGTTCCTGGGAGAGCAGCCAGAACTCGTCCATCCCGGCCGGGTCCGCGCCGGGCAGCGGCGAACTCGGTCCACCGCGCACCGGGAGGGGCGGGTTCTCGCCCCGTTCCAGCCGGTCGGCGGCCGTGCGCAGCTCGCCCCGGCCGCGCACGCTGGAGCGGCGCAGCGCCTCGCACCGGTCCCGTACGGCTTTGGCGGCGCGCTGGGCCCCGAGCAGGGCCGCGGCGAGGGCGCCGACCACGAGGAGGGCGCAGCCGGTCAGTACCGGCCACAGCCGGGCGTCGCGGTCGCCGGCTCCCCCGCCGAGCTGGAGGGTGAAGATCACCGCGGCGGCGCCGCTGAGCCCGGCGGCGAGCGTGGGCAGCAGGGCGGCGCGCACCAACTGGGGGCGTATCTGCCGGGCGGGACCCGAGACGGCGTGTCTCGACGGGGCATGGCGGGCGGCGCGGAGTCCGGACATGTGCGTCCTCGGTACGTGGGGCCCGGCCCCCAGCGTTCCCGGGGCCCGGTGTTGATCACCGAATACCCACGCTAGACCCCATCGCAGCACCCCGGAGCGCCAGTTGGCGAACTTCGCGGGGGTGCTTCCCGCTCCCGGTGGAGCGCTCGTACAGCAGCCCGAATGCGCCGGTCGGCCCCCTGGGACCACCCCGGCGGCGCCCCTCGGCAGCCGTCACCACACCGCTGGAGAAACCGAGTTGGGCGTCCGCCGGGCGGTCCGCACCGGTGGACGGGAGCCCGCTCGCCGCGCGCCAACGCCTCAGAGCATCCGCTCGGCTGTCGCCGCCCGGGTGCGCAGCGCGTCGGCCTCCTCGTGCCGGCCCCAGGCAGCCAGGATCCGCGCCCGGTATTCCATCGCGTACCCGTCGCCCAGTTCTTCGGCGCGCAGGAACGCCTGGACGGCCCGCTCCAGGTCACCGCAGTCCCGGAAGGCCACGCCCAGCGCGGTGATCGGGAACGCCTCGTCCTGCGCAAGGACGACCGGAGCCCAACGCTCGACACCAGCCGCATCGCCACGGTCGAGCGCCTGCTTGACGAGGCCCAGCATGGCGTCCGGATCGCCGAGCACCGCGGCCTTCTCCCAGATCACCTGCGCGCGGTTCGCGTCACCGGCCACCGCGTGCAACATTCCCAGGTTGAAGCCGGCAACCGCGTTCCCGGCCGCCCATGCCCGGCCCCACCAGTGCAGCGCGCCGTCCCGGTCACCCTTCGCGTGCAGGCCCGCCGCCAGGTTCCCCATCGCCACGTCGTCACCCAGCTCCGCCGCAGTAGTCAGCTCGGCCAGCTTCTCGTCCGACTCCGACCGCCGGCGGAACCACCGAGCCATCAGCAACCACCCCCGCAGCACAACTGCACCGACCCCCGGAATTGCGGGCGGCGAACACCTCTCACCCGGCGATCATGCCAGCCCATGGCCCGGACGGCTCGCGCGAGGGCGGCCCGCCGGGTCAACGAGGTCGACCCCGCCCTGCTCCGGGCGGACGTACTCGGCCACTCGTCCCGGGCGACCGGACCCGACGATCGGCGCCCAGCACTCAGCTCGCCGAGTGAAGCGCTCACCCGCCAACTGAAGAGCTCGATCAGAACCGGTGTGACTGATTCCCAATCGTCGTGGTCAAGCAGTCGGAGTGGTGCGGGAAGGCGAGCTGATGGTCAGGGACGCACGCCGTGGCGATCCTCTGTGCCGACGCCGAGAACGGCTCGAGCAGCCGCCAGACGCTCCCTGGACTCGGCTATCCACTCTTCGCCCATATCGAGCGGGACTGAGACGACGATCTGGGTGCTGGGCCCGTCATGGACTTCGACCACGTAGGGGTCGTCGGCAATGAATCGGAGGTAGGCCGTGCGGCCGGATCGGGGCCAGTCCGCCATGAACGGCTCGTCGAGGTCGGCCTCCTGCTCGTTCTCCTCGAGGGCGTCCAGAAGCCGACCCCAGTCCGAGAGGTCCTCGGAGTCGAACCCGAGATGGACGGTTCCGTTCACGAAGCCGCTTGTGACGACGGCTTCCGCGTCGTAGTACCGGACGCCCAGGCTTTCGAGCGATGGGCTTCGCCGATCCGGGCGGCGTACTGGGACCGCTGCGGCCGGCTTGCCGAACCGCTGACCGCCGACTCAGGAGGACGCCGGTTCGCGTACCAGCATCCAAATGATCGCCGGGCATCGGCGTGGGGGATCAGGCCGGGGCGCGCAGCCCCGCCAGGAGGCGGTCGAGCGCCTGTTCCGCGGCCTGCGGGTCTCCGCCCCGTGCGATCCAGAGCGCGGCCTCGTTCATCGCTCCCGAGAGCAGCCGGGCGAGGGGCTCCACCGGCTGATCGGCGATGATCCCGGCCGCGGCGAGCGCCGCCAGGGCCTCTGCGAGGTGCCGGGCGGAGGACTCCTCGTCCATGGTCCGCCACTCGTCCCAGCCCAGCACGATGGGCGCGTCGACCAGCAGGATCTGCCGCACCGCCGGGTCGGTCCCCGCTGCCAGGAAGGACCGGCAGCCGGCACGGAGCTGCTCCCAGAGGTCCTCGTACTGCCCGGCCTCGGCCGCGACCCGCTGTCCGAGTTCCTGCTGGACC
Protein-coding sequences here:
- a CDS encoding roadblock/LC7 domain-containing protein, producing MGGEVATKTGGRLSDLDWLLSGLVQRVPYTRSAVLLTADGLVTCVHGMDADSADHMAALASGLYSLGRSAGARFADGAEVRQVVVELDSALVFVSAAGSGTCLAVLADREADAGVLGYEMAMLVKSVRPYLAASPRRPVADTER
- a CDS encoding TetR/AcrR family transcriptional regulator, with amino-acid sequence MAVSRAEQRAATRRALLAEGQRRFAADGYHHVVLAEVARAAGVTKGAAYHHFDSKEGLFRAVVAEVQQELGQRVAAEAGQYEDLWEQLRAGCRSFLAAGTDPAVRQILLVDAPIVLGWDEWRTMDEESSARHLAEALAALAAAGIIADQPVEPLARLLSGAMNEAALWIARGGDPQAAEQALDRLLAGLRAPA
- a CDS encoding GAF domain-containing protein; the encoded protein is MTYYESNGHLLLTPVDREAPARAVRLRELGLGERTDAELDAFARRVADALGAPYAGVNFIGEERQFFAGLHHAAGAPASGYPARVLARDHGYCPHVVVRRRALVLEDVRDFARFAGNAVVDESGVRSYAGAPLTDRRGIVLGTVCAVDVVPRKWGTEGLAAVKELAADLVALVHEREDRRG
- a CDS encoding DUF7144 family membrane protein, yielding MASDASSSRTSQSQPSSWTAPTSGTTITAGALMVFAGAMAIFEGIAALARDDLFVVTRHYVFEWSVTGWGWVHLILGIVLVLAGCAVFTGALWARFFGVAIAGLGAIANFLWLPYYPWWAVILIAVNLFVVWALCAGMQREADAGMTA
- a CDS encoding MmcQ/YjbR family DNA-binding protein is translated as MAVTARDVRLIALSLPDSSEKPAWGMPTFRVGGKIFVSLADDDTSIGVKCPKEDRAELIAAEPEKFFLRAGHDDRYAWIRVRLAAVRNAAELRTILTDSWLQAAPKRLIAAHPELTVDPG
- a CDS encoding DUF742 domain-containing protein, whose protein sequence is MRARGTGAYAKGRDTPWLDDSAGRVMRPYTASGGRTRPGCTLDLLSLVSATGVRPHVPLGAEHTLALRMCAGATTVTVAEVAGQLRLPAVVVKVLLSDLMEHGAVMAQAPRFPGGNSCAADDRSLLLAVLDGLRKRL
- a CDS encoding GTP-binding protein, with amino-acid sequence MAYVNDCDAPAPAPAPALAAGAPPATLKILVAGGFGAGKTTFVGAVSEIEPLSTEELLSGLGAGFDPLHGVQEKTTTTVALDFGRITLDERHVLYLFGTPGQHRFWFLWEELCAGALGAVVLADTRRLEDCFPAVDFFERRGIGFIVAVNEFDDGHRYGPDEVREAVGLGPEVPVVRCDARLASSGTGTLAALVRHLICMSTVSSSSSESGEPP
- a CDS encoding ATP-binding protein — its product is MSGLRAARHAPSRHAVSGPARQIRPQLVRAALLPTLAAGLSGAAAVIFTLQLGGGAGDRDARLWPVLTGCALLVVGALAAALLGAQRAAKAVRDRCEALRRSSVRGRGELRTAADRLERGENPPLPVRGGPSSPLPGADPAGMDEFWLLSQELRGAREQAHTTLLRLAGPAAPTDSDRKVEVFVNLARRLQSLVHREISLLDDLEDTVEDPDLLKELFHVDHLATRIRRHAENLAVLGGAASRRQWTRPIDLSEVLRSSVAEVEQYTRVKVVPPAGGSVRGHAVADVVHLLAELVENATVFSAPDTDVVLRAERVTAGIAVEVEDRGLGMPAEEQHRMNALLGDPDQISVRHLLADGRIGLFVVSALARRHGIAVELKSNIYGGVLAVLVLPQELLGAEAPTAADAAGGSRATSWGTGQGSAMPALEPVRTPLPTSRPEARQASEGPGAGAPHHPEPHPAPASPSHAPSAPAHAYVSVPVAGAGTRPGPGAATPSEPASRPVPRPRPEPRPQPRPASLPAPRSGATDGSGAVSWSAPAADPRVGSVPDAPTGAVAWSAPEPAPAPGPVPAADSAPGRPATGDRPRLPRRRAQEHLAPQLRGAPAPRRAADPEQPVHDPGLMAAFQRGFGLAQSENQV